The Macrococcoides canis genome has a window encoding:
- a CDS encoding HNH endonuclease, whose protein sequence is MKNKYRFKDGLFFIEVFHKENRFECVLDEESFNIVKEHKGRWSIKNDGYPYANIRQLNGSFKKVSMQRFIMKPQKDMIVDHINRNILDFRKSNLRIVTRGQNTQNISINGNRRNTTGHRNICRRGKKYEVQVKGEYLGRFKTLEEAIKVRDNALKELQPYAFESLAK, encoded by the coding sequence TATAGATTTAAAGATGGATTATTCTTTATTGAAGTATTCCATAAAGAAAATAGATTTGAATGCGTCTTAGATGAAGAGTCGTTTAATATTGTTAAAGAACATAAAGGAAGATGGAGCATAAAAAATGATGGCTATCCATACGCGAATATAAGACAGCTAAATGGAAGTTTCAAGAAGGTTTCCATGCAACGGTTTATTATGAAGCCACAAAAGGATATGATAGTAGATCATATTAATAGAAATATACTAGATTTCAGAAAATCTAATTTGAGAATAGTTACCAGGGGTCAAAATACTCAAAACATTTCAATTAATGGAAATAGGAGAAATACTACTGGTCATAGAAACATTTGTAGACGCGGCAAGAAATACGAAGTCCAAGTAAAAGGTGAATATTTAGGTAGATTCAAAACCTTAGAAGAAGCTATTAAAGTTAGAGACAATGCATTGAAAGAATTACAACCATATGCATTTGAATCATTAGCAAAATAA